A segment of the Fusarium musae strain F31 chromosome 2, whole genome shotgun sequence genome:
CTGGGGTTTCATTTTCGGAACTCATGAGACTAATAAGCCCTTCAACGAATGATGTTGGCATCAAATCTGAAGTCAAAGATGTGAGCGTGAATGGATAAAAGCCCTGATGGCTAACTCACCATCAAGTCTGATGTGTAAGTGAGGCGCATCGGGACGAGGACGCCGGGCGGTGGCCTTGCAGCGGCCCATGGTTGATATTATACGTTTGTTATCATTTACCACTGATTTTTGGTAGATGGAGATGCCCCAAGCTTGAGGTCGCGAAATATTATAGATGACTCAACATGAAATCGAGTATGtaggagagaagaaggtagGAGGAGAGCATGTAGGCATTCGAGGTGGGATATCAGCCTAGTCGGATATAAGTGGAGCACAATGGATAAGCAGGGATCAGCGCCACAGTTTGGAGAAGCATTAGCCACAGACACAGCCTTGCTGACATAACGAAGACCCATCGTCAAATTTCGAGATCAACGTTCGGCTTGTGAGACTTCGTTGATTGAGGCAGCGGGCTGAACTTGTGTCATCCGACCCATTGAGCAGCGTAAGTTTATGTTACGAAGTTGATACTGTCAACCATGTTCTCTAACACAAGTTACTAGAAAAATGAAGGGCGAACGGCTCAGGTCAACATTTGGCCTGCTTCTGCAGAGCGGCAGTGCCTTTTCAAGGACAGGACAGATCCGACAACTTCACAAGACACGACCTGCGCACCCGATCCCCAAACCCCGACCATTCGTTCCCGATGTGCCAACCTTCCTCACCCTGATCGGCCGTGGCCTCAACAAGTACGCCAACAAGTTCCCCTCATGGAacgctctcttctccctcaccTCGCCAGAACTCAAGGAATTGGGCATCGAACCACCCCGAAACCGGAGGTACCTTTTGCATTGGATGCAACGATATAGAAAGGGTTCGTTGGGCCCCGGGGGAGACTTTGAATATGTCAAGGATGGACAGGCTCTCTTGAAGGTCGCAACACCGCCTCCTTCAGCCCTCAGCGATACGAAATGGGTTGTCAATGTGCCCCACGATTTTACACCTGATCAAAAGGTTCCTCAAAAGGCTACAAAGAAGTCTGCGGGCGAAAAGGACACTGGCTCATATCTGGTCCGACCAAACGGATATCGAGTCGTTGGTCACGAGACGATTGCTGGACCCTTTGCCCAACCCATCTCTGGAACGTCGGGGGCTATTGTGAAGGTTACGGAAGGCATGTGGGAGGACCGCCAGGGTCGCAAGATCGATGGTGGTGAGCGCAGAAGGGCTGAGGTCCGATTCAAGAAGAGGTCGGCAGAGCGAAGAGCTGAGCGTGAGGCCGAGATGCTGGCCAATATGTAATAGTTGTGTAAAAGACAAAAACACAACATGTACATTTACAACTGTAGTTTTAGCAGATATGACTGGGGCTTATGGATGGCTGAGCAAAAGCATGTTTCACTCAAGTGCTGTTCTCGGGTATTTTTTGATGTTCGAAAAAGACTTGGTAGCATATTATCAAGCCTGTCTCGTACCCAACTGGTATATCGGTTCGCCATGTTCGTTTGGAGAGGCTGTGTGAACATTATGTCAGCGATTATGAAGATATCATCCTGAGGCATTGTATCAGAACCAACGCCTTGCTGCCTGGTGTATTTTCTACCTCTTGGCAGGCAGAAGAGAAGGTATTCTTGACGTAAATCCCGGATCTTATTTTCGGCAAATTTGGAGCTTATTTCAACGTCACTTGAAGTCTCTCGCGAATTCCTGTAGTGGGGTGCCATCAATTCGTGAAAGTCTTATTGTCAAAACTCCAAAGAACAGTAGGCTATGCTAAAGTAATGCAACTGTGCCGTGCACTCTTGACACCACCAGAACGCTCACATGGCACATAATTTACAATGACTGAATCTCTGCAGATTTGAAATTCTATATTTGAACATGTTatggatggtgttgatgctgcaCTGCCCATTAATACAAACCCAATCCCCTGCTCTGCCTACTGTGTGATTCACCTGACAAAAGAAGCATGCTGTGCGGAGATCATGTtgattctttattttaagcttcttcttcgat
Coding sequences within it:
- a CDS encoding hypothetical protein (EggNog:ENOG41); this translates as MKGERLRSTFGLLLQSGSAFSRTGQIRQLHKTRPAHPIPKPRPFVPDVPTFLTLIGRGLNKYANKFPSWNALFSLTSPELKELGIEPPRNRRYLLHWMQRYRKGSLGPGGDFEYVKDGQALLKVATPPPSALSDTKWVVNVPHDFTPDQKVPQKATKKSAGEKDTGSYLVRPNGYRVVGHETIAGPFAQPISGTSGAIVKVTEGMWEDRQGRKIDGGERRRAEVRFKKRSAERRAEREAEMLANM